One Halanaerobium hydrogeniformans genomic window, CTGTATCTGAAGGTTTTGCACCATTGTTAAGCCACTTAAGTGCTTTTTCTTCATCAACCTGATAGGTTTCTGGCTCAGTAGTTGGGTCATAGTAACCAAGTTCTTCCACAAAATATCCCTGAGGAGCTCTTCTGGAATCAGAAACGATCAGTCTGTATGATGCATTACGCTTACTTCCCATTCTTTTTAAACGAATTTTAACTGCCATCTATAAACACCTCCTCTCAAAAAATAATTTTAAAAATCTATTTTAGCCGAAAAAGGGCAGGTTCATTCCACCTTTTTTCAGATTACCGCTATTAAGCTTTTTCATCATCTTTTTAGTCTGTCTAAATTGTTTTAAAAGCCGGTTAACATCCTGAATTTTTGTTCCACTTCCCTGGGCGATCCTCTTTCTACGGCTACCATTAATAATATCTGGTTTTCTTCTCTCTTCAGGGGTCATAGAAGAAATGATAGCTT contains:
- the rpsP gene encoding 30S ribosomal protein S16; this encodes MAVKIRLKRMGSKRNASYRLIVSDSRRAPQGYFVEELGYYDPTTEPETYQVDEEKALKWLNNGAKPSDTVKTLLKKAGVMAKYHGNK